One part of the Bacteroidia bacterium genome encodes these proteins:
- a CDS encoding 2,3,4,5-tetrahydropyridine-2,6-dicarboxylate N-succinyltransferase produces MQELKNQIEAAWENRALLKETKTQEAIRHIIEELDKGRLRCAEPTAEGWQVNDWVKKAVILYFPIQKMKTIELPPFEYHDKMELKRDYEAQGIRVVPPATARYGAYISPGVVMMPSYVNIGAHVEKGSMVDTWATVGSCAQIGKNVHLSGGVGIGGVLEPVQAAPVIIEDDAFIGSRSIVVEGVRVGKEAVLGANVVLTASSKIIDVSGHEPIEYRGYVPERSVVIPGSISKEFPAGTYQVTCALIIGKRKPSTDKKVSLNDALRDFGVSV; encoded by the coding sequence ATGCAAGAGTTAAAAAATCAAATAGAAGCCGCCTGGGAAAACAGAGCTTTACTCAAAGAAACCAAGACCCAGGAAGCCATCAGGCATATCATCGAAGAATTGGATAAAGGTCGTTTGCGTTGCGCCGAACCAACTGCTGAAGGTTGGCAGGTAAACGATTGGGTAAAAAAGGCCGTGATCCTTTATTTCCCCATCCAGAAAATGAAAACCATCGAGCTCCCTCCTTTTGAGTATCATGACAAAATGGAGCTTAAGAGAGATTATGAAGCACAAGGCATACGGGTAGTTCCTCCAGCAACGGCTCGCTATGGCGCTTATATTTCTCCGGGTGTAGTAATGATGCCGAGTTATGTGAACATCGGTGCACATGTAGAAAAAGGAAGCATGGTCGATACCTGGGCCACAGTGGGTTCCTGTGCACAGATCGGCAAGAATGTACACTTGAGTGGTGGAGTTGGAATCGGAGGTGTATTGGAGCCCGTACAAGCAGCTCCCGTGATTATCGAAGACGATGCCTTTATTGGAAGCCGTTCGATTGTGGTTGAAGGGGTACGTGTGGGCAAGGAAGCAGTTTTGGGGGCCAATGTAGTGCTGACAGCTTCTTCCAAAATCATCGATGTTTCTGGGCATGAACCTATTGAATACCGCGGCTATGTACCCGAAAGAAGCGTAGTGATTCCCGGTAGCATTTCCAAAGAATTTCCAGCAGGCACCTATCAGGTAACTTGTGCGTTGATCATTGGGAAAAGAAAGCCTTCGACAGATAAGAAAGTTTCGCTCAATGATGCCTTGAGAGATTTTGGCGTGAGTGTGTAA